The following are encoded in a window of Stieleria sp. JC731 genomic DNA:
- a CDS encoding redoxin domain-containing protein, with the protein MTRPFLAMFVLMSSSLVASLVSADAPETQPVLLQMIRDDAVHRELELTENQIRQVKSTLADVDGPWFRVRIRPAEERIEKIGELQQQLENSLSGILDASQRKRLEQLQNQALGTRMVVRDRVATALKLSEEDRESLYKLFRETDRVSNEAQEKLRAGELDAQAAAEKIKKAQFAERKSFTDRLTTDQRIKLADLTGDSFNFSKVKRTYPSAPELTLDGAEWLQGSPQTLKELRGKVVAVHFYAFQCINCRRNLPHYNAWQTDYADDGLVIIGIQTPETSRERDPDAVATAIKDESIEYPVLMDTKSSNWQQWSNTMWPTVYLIDKQGYLRRWWQGEMNWKDTPGEKQMRETIEMLLAENDK; encoded by the coding sequence ATGACTCGCCCGTTTTTGGCTATGTTTGTCTTGATGAGTTCTAGCCTGGTCGCTTCCTTGGTGAGTGCTGATGCGCCTGAGACCCAGCCGGTGCTGCTGCAAATGATTCGAGATGACGCAGTTCATCGTGAATTGGAGCTTACCGAAAATCAAATTCGTCAGGTCAAATCGACTTTGGCGGACGTCGATGGCCCTTGGTTTCGTGTACGAATCCGCCCGGCGGAGGAACGAATCGAAAAGATCGGAGAGCTGCAGCAGCAGCTCGAAAACTCGCTGAGTGGAATTCTTGATGCGAGCCAACGCAAGCGGCTCGAGCAACTGCAGAACCAAGCGTTGGGAACGCGGATGGTTGTTCGCGATCGCGTCGCGACAGCTTTGAAACTGAGCGAGGAAGATCGCGAGTCGCTTTACAAATTGTTCCGCGAGACCGACCGTGTTTCCAATGAGGCTCAGGAAAAGCTACGTGCCGGTGAGTTGGACGCACAAGCGGCGGCAGAGAAAATCAAAAAGGCCCAGTTCGCCGAAAGAAAATCCTTTACAGATCGATTGACGACAGACCAGCGAATCAAGCTAGCCGACCTGACCGGAGACAGCTTCAACTTTTCGAAAGTCAAACGCACTTATCCATCAGCTCCAGAGCTTACTCTCGATGGCGCCGAATGGTTGCAAGGTAGTCCACAAACCTTGAAAGAGTTGCGTGGCAAAGTGGTGGCGGTTCATTTCTATGCGTTTCAATGCATCAACTGCCGACGCAACCTGCCACACTACAACGCATGGCAGACTGACTATGCCGATGACGGTTTGGTCATCATCGGGATTCAGACACCCGAGACATCTCGTGAGCGCGATCCAGATGCGGTCGCAACCGCGATCAAAGATGAATCGATCGAGTATCCGGTCCTGATGGATACGAAATCCTCCAATTGGCAACAATGGTCAAACACCATGTGGCCGACAGTTTACTTGATCGACAAGCAAGGTTATCTACGCCGCTGGTGGCAAGGCGAGATGAACTGGAAAGACACACCTGGCGAGAAGCAAATGCGTGAAACGATCGAGATGCTTCTTGCTGAAAACGATAAATAG
- a CDS encoding PepSY domain-containing protein: protein MATTTKASEQVESESASSKSAEGERSQDSANAASPKRRPRRLSSRLMMLARRTHLYAGLFLLPWVFLYGITGAMFNHQGLFPRIDFRPVPADVIRSEMDRFPTPESMAAEVVESIKSAKGDIALSLAESHQAEFTNDVMFEINVDGKKRVVHLDPIAKTAQLATHPPEDFKPEHRLSDVKNIRLESKPLDIARSAAKQAIDHAGLKSNADPRPFGWTKLNFLAMLNDEPVRITYVLKDGHVDVMTFDGQPDMPARGFFLRLHTTHGQPPHWNGRMIWSLFVDAMAIAMVTWGATGLLMWWQIKRTRLIGGIVMLASVLVAAAVYFAVFGFYARTML, encoded by the coding sequence ATGGCAACCACAACGAAAGCGTCTGAGCAAGTCGAAAGTGAATCGGCCAGCAGTAAATCGGCTGAAGGTGAGCGTTCACAAGATTCGGCAAACGCCGCATCACCGAAGCGGCGGCCGCGTCGGTTGTCATCAAGGTTGATGATGTTGGCCCGACGGACACATTTATACGCGGGCCTGTTCTTGTTGCCTTGGGTGTTCCTGTACGGAATTACGGGGGCGATGTTTAATCACCAAGGTTTGTTTCCTCGCATTGATTTTCGCCCGGTTCCCGCCGATGTGATCCGATCTGAAATGGATCGTTTCCCCACGCCAGAATCAATGGCAGCGGAGGTTGTCGAATCGATTAAGTCTGCCAAGGGTGACATCGCGCTTTCGTTAGCCGAGTCACATCAGGCTGAATTCACCAACGATGTGATGTTCGAAATCAATGTTGATGGGAAAAAGCGAGTGGTCCATCTCGACCCGATCGCAAAGACCGCCCAACTGGCAACCCATCCGCCCGAGGATTTCAAACCGGAACATCGGCTGTCAGACGTTAAAAACATCCGATTGGAATCAAAGCCATTGGACATCGCTCGTTCAGCGGCAAAACAAGCGATCGACCATGCGGGTTTAAAATCAAATGCCGATCCGAGACCGTTCGGTTGGACCAAATTGAATTTTCTTGCCATGCTGAACGATGAACCGGTTCGCATCACCTATGTGCTGAAAGATGGCCATGTCGATGTGATGACGTTCGATGGGCAGCCTGACATGCCAGCACGCGGTTTCTTTTTGCGGTTGCATACCACGCATGGTCAGCCACCGCATTGGAATGGGCGAATGATCTGGTCGCTATTTGTTGATGCGATGGCGATCGCGATGGTGACTTGGGGTGCCACCGGACTTTTGATGTGGTGGCAGATCAAACGAACCCGATTGATCGGTGGCATCGTAATGCTCGCTAGCGTGTTGGTAGCCGCGGCGGTGTATTTCGCCGTTTTTGGCTTCTACGCAAGGACCATGCTTTAG
- a CDS encoding class I SAM-dependent methyltransferase: MDTELEVQEYKQMDHEGINSLYIDDLIAGGPVGPKVMDLGCGTGEIAVMLCQRLDDVQVMGVDMSIEMLEAARMEVELGGVQGRVFLENADCKALDHFESGSTDTVLSNSLIHHVADPASVLACAMHVLAPGGRLFIRDLMRPTTEDEVERLVEEHASGETDFAKQLLRQSLHAALTVAEIRQVAAKCGIDPESIRATSDRHWTLDWSSTDDVA; encoded by the coding sequence ATGGATACCGAGCTTGAAGTTCAAGAGTACAAGCAGATGGATCATGAAGGCATCAATTCGCTCTACATCGACGACTTGATCGCTGGTGGCCCGGTCGGACCGAAAGTCATGGATCTGGGATGTGGAACGGGCGAGATCGCTGTGATGCTTTGTCAGCGTCTCGATGACGTTCAGGTGATGGGCGTCGACATGTCCATCGAAATGCTTGAGGCGGCAAGAATGGAGGTCGAACTTGGGGGAGTCCAAGGACGCGTGTTTTTAGAGAATGCCGATTGCAAAGCTCTCGACCATTTTGAATCGGGATCGACTGACACGGTCCTTTCTAATTCGCTCATCCACCATGTCGCTGATCCAGCCAGTGTGTTGGCTTGCGCAATGCACGTGCTGGCTCCGGGAGGCCGGCTGTTCATTCGAGATTTGATGCGGCCAACGACCGAAGACGAGGTCGAACGCTTGGTCGAAGAACATGCAAGTGGCGAAACCGATTTCGCGAAGCAGTTGCTTCGCCAGTCACTTCACGCAGCGCTGACAGTGGCCGAAATTCGACAAGTCGCGGCGAAGTGCGGCATCGATCCTGAGTCGATCCGTGCAACCAGTGATCGGCATTGGACTTTGGATTGGTCGTCAACCGATGACGTCGCATAG
- a CDS encoding GumC family protein, producing MKSNVVDPGGSRNGDRDFGHHNFRSGESQSGMALQDVRWSAVTPADLARSVIGHWPSIIFTTLLVMVLTVGLLAVWPNRYGSDGMLYVRLGRAALSVDPTAQNAGAGVSVQETRSAEVQSVADMIGSREIAERAVNEVGVDRILQPHSWVDQTVIELERLTAGSSAYQSREHIDQLRREEAIKRVRKWLSVDVPKNGYTIAVTLVGPDPFLVQSITESVLSQYKNYHVEAHRNDGSLEFFEQQVNNSREVATRTRETLQQARSEAGWTSVQSAETTLRERIVALEVGLDSSLSELAEATQRRDSLGQQLASTREWIPMEVTRGVANAASDSMKTQLFDQQVDESEQLATLKPEHPRFRLLQEKMTRSQGIVEDEANERELRREALNPLWQQLESEYSLASAKTDGLRHKTESLNERLQLAQKELLKLNSNAVKIARLKWEADIAEESLLDHARSLEEARIISELDRNKMSDVTIIQNASLNLKKVSPSRIMLGLVGLLLGMALGVFQAILRHPIEQVAYQSSANDSTFDLAEEQHETADDFVDIDSVQKNQIPAPALPR from the coding sequence ATGAAGTCAAATGTTGTCGATCCAGGTGGCAGCCGCAACGGCGATCGCGACTTTGGCCATCACAACTTTCGATCAGGCGAATCGCAGTCCGGAATGGCCCTGCAAGACGTCCGCTGGTCCGCCGTCACGCCTGCCGATCTAGCCAGATCAGTCATCGGCCATTGGCCTTCGATCATCTTTACGACCTTACTGGTCATGGTGCTGACCGTCGGTCTGCTTGCCGTTTGGCCGAATCGATATGGCAGCGACGGCATGCTGTACGTTCGGCTTGGCCGAGCTGCCCTGTCTGTCGACCCGACAGCACAGAATGCCGGAGCCGGCGTCTCTGTTCAAGAAACACGGTCAGCAGAAGTCCAAAGTGTTGCCGACATGATCGGCAGCCGTGAAATCGCTGAACGCGCAGTCAACGAAGTTGGCGTTGACCGAATCCTTCAGCCGCATTCCTGGGTTGATCAAACCGTCATCGAATTGGAACGGCTCACGGCCGGTAGTTCGGCTTATCAATCTCGAGAACACATCGACCAATTGCGTCGTGAAGAGGCGATCAAACGTGTTCGAAAATGGCTTTCGGTTGATGTTCCCAAGAATGGCTACACGATCGCAGTGACTTTGGTTGGCCCCGATCCTTTTTTGGTTCAGTCGATCACCGAATCGGTCCTATCGCAGTACAAAAACTACCACGTCGAAGCCCACCGCAACGATGGCTCGCTGGAGTTCTTTGAACAGCAGGTCAACAACAGCCGCGAAGTCGCGACAAGAACTCGTGAAACGCTCCAACAAGCTCGTAGCGAAGCCGGATGGACCAGCGTCCAGTCCGCCGAGACGACCTTGCGTGAACGCATCGTCGCACTCGAAGTCGGCCTGGATAGTTCATTGAGTGAACTCGCCGAAGCAACGCAGCGACGCGACAGCTTGGGACAACAACTGGCATCGACCCGAGAATGGATTCCCATGGAAGTCACGCGAGGCGTCGCAAATGCGGCAAGCGATTCCATGAAAACTCAATTGTTCGATCAACAGGTCGACGAAAGTGAGCAGCTCGCGACGCTGAAACCCGAACACCCAAGGTTTCGACTGCTACAAGAAAAAATGACTCGCAGCCAGGGCATTGTCGAAGACGAGGCGAACGAGCGAGAGTTGCGACGTGAGGCATTGAATCCGCTTTGGCAACAACTCGAAAGCGAGTACTCGTTGGCGAGCGCCAAGACGGACGGCCTTCGACATAAAACAGAATCGTTGAACGAACGTTTGCAATTGGCTCAAAAAGAACTGCTAAAGCTGAACAGCAATGCCGTGAAAATCGCGCGGCTGAAATGGGAAGCAGACATCGCAGAGGAGTCGCTGCTAGATCATGCACGCAGCCTCGAAGAAGCTCGCATTATTTCAGAGCTCGACCGTAACAAAATGTCCGACGTGACTATCATCCAGAACGCGTCGCTGAACCTTAAAAAGGTCAGCCCTTCACGGATCATGCTGGGGTTGGTGGGACTTCTCCTGGGAATGGCACTGGGCGTCTTCCAGGCAATCTTGCGACACCCTATTGAACAGGTTGCCTACCAATCGTCAGCGAACGATTCAACATTCGACCTAGCAGAAGAACAACACGAAACAGCGGACGACTTCGTCGACATCGACAGCGTCCAGAAGAACCAGATTCCTGCACCAGCGTTGCCTCGCTAG
- a CDS encoding sugar transferase, with product MIGKIFNRLTSSAKLRDGHSFLLSQIEFQREVTRERMRAVRRAIPFCILNIELAGRDKLRQRRNSLIQLLHRNVRLTDHKAELDSHRFAVLFVDTPEMGGRAALDRIETLCQSRGIHAKLTLKVHDPEGFAPDDVPPTDHSGGRRVDDSDDSITAPAWTRFDFSEQESDGSSGVALASNSNSTSCSQVRRTRTATSPRSGLEYTPVDWYAADSSLSHSITRRLIKRVIDLVGASIGLVLVSPVLVGCAIAIKLTSPGPVFYRQIREGRGGKPFVIIKLRTMAVDAENHQLSLKDSSHRDGPAFKIKDDPRVTPVGNVLRKTCIDELPQLINVLKGEMSLVGPRPLPWQESRACSSWHRRRLDVKPGMTCHWQINKSAAPTFDDWMRLDLQYVDRSSTLQDLQLIARTTVVPMMGRGSE from the coding sequence GTGATTGGCAAAATCTTTAACCGTCTTACCTCGTCAGCGAAGCTGCGCGACGGACATTCATTCCTGCTTTCGCAGATTGAATTCCAACGTGAAGTGACTCGCGAGCGGATGCGTGCGGTCAGACGAGCGATCCCGTTTTGTATTTTGAATATTGAACTTGCCGGTCGCGACAAACTTCGTCAGCGACGCAATTCGCTGATCCAACTTCTGCACCGTAACGTCCGGCTGACCGACCACAAAGCCGAATTGGACTCACATCGATTTGCGGTTCTCTTCGTCGACACACCCGAAATGGGCGGTCGAGCGGCACTCGACCGAATCGAAACGCTCTGTCAATCGCGCGGCATCCATGCGAAGTTGACGTTAAAGGTCCATGATCCGGAAGGTTTCGCCCCCGATGATGTTCCACCCACAGACCATTCAGGTGGACGCCGTGTGGACGATTCCGATGACAGTATTACTGCCCCCGCATGGACACGCTTTGATTTCTCAGAGCAGGAAAGCGATGGTTCTTCCGGAGTCGCCTTAGCATCAAATTCGAACTCGACCTCTTGCTCACAGGTGCGTCGCACGCGAACAGCAACCAGCCCTCGCAGCGGACTGGAATACACTCCGGTCGATTGGTACGCGGCCGATTCAAGCCTTTCACACTCAATCACTCGTCGATTGATTAAACGCGTTATCGATCTAGTCGGGGCATCGATCGGGTTGGTGTTGGTAAGCCCAGTCCTCGTCGGCTGTGCAATCGCGATTAAATTGACCAGTCCCGGTCCGGTGTTCTATCGACAGATTCGCGAAGGCCGGGGAGGCAAGCCTTTCGTCATCATCAAGCTGCGTACGATGGCCGTCGATGCGGAAAACCATCAGCTATCGCTGAAAGATTCAAGCCACCGTGATGGTCCTGCGTTCAAGATTAAAGACGACCCACGCGTCACGCCGGTGGGCAACGTTCTACGTAAAACCTGTATCGACGAATTGCCTCAACTGATCAACGTTCTCAAAGGTGAAATGTCACTGGTTGGGCCACGTCCGCTTCCTTGGCAGGAAAGCCGCGCTTGCAGCTCTTGGCACCGTCGACGTCTGGATGTCAAACCCGGAATGACGTGCCACTGGCAAATCAATAAATCTGCCGCCCCAACCTTCGACGACTGGATGCGTCTCGATTTGCAATATGTAGATCGAAGTTCGACTCTCCAAGATTTACAGTTGATCGCGAGAACAACCGTGGTTCCGATGATGGGACGGGGGAGCGAATAG
- a CDS encoding glycosyltransferase family 4 protein encodes MSVDSVLSNSGLSDCEQMRANDPAAELASSQWATAPLPARVVFLTHYIPLYQVRVLEEIARQVRDFHVLISTPIEPNRQFELDWGNLNVTVQKTLTVRRRWKHRSNKTSVSKDALPTEKVGGFSDPLYVHVPYDTAAQLSRLNPDVVMSLELGARSLGAVRYCKRHQQCKSILCTYMSEHTEQHRGNLRAMLRRYLVRNADAITFNGPSCKRYLTSIGADERSLYQLAYAADDRSSYRGSVCRKESEVRSRLLFVGQLSDRKGVVPMLSQLAGYCSNHPSRSIEIRIAGDGPNRSAIESFPCPSNLSITMLGNLAADKLATEMSLAGATIAPTLADEWLLVVNEALQAGLPVIGSVYAQAVTTLVRDGFNGWQYDPCQDAPSGTNSLSYKLDQYFAISDQSMADMRANCRQSVAERSPRWAAAGAVKAIASLTGDRSASDPVR; translated from the coding sequence GTGTCGGTCGATTCTGTCCTGTCGAATTCGGGTCTCAGCGATTGTGAACAGATGCGGGCAAACGATCCAGCTGCTGAGTTGGCTTCCTCACAATGGGCGACAGCACCATTGCCGGCCCGCGTCGTATTTTTGACGCACTACATCCCGCTGTATCAAGTACGTGTCCTCGAAGAAATTGCTCGCCAAGTTCGAGACTTTCACGTTCTGATCAGTACTCCGATCGAACCGAATCGGCAGTTCGAATTGGATTGGGGAAACCTAAATGTCACCGTTCAAAAAACTCTGACAGTCCGTCGGCGTTGGAAACATCGTTCCAACAAGACGTCAGTCTCTAAAGACGCTTTGCCTACAGAGAAAGTCGGTGGATTTTCAGACCCATTATATGTTCACGTTCCTTACGACACCGCGGCGCAGCTATCGCGGCTGAACCCTGATGTGGTGATGTCGCTTGAACTCGGTGCCCGTTCGCTTGGTGCCGTACGATACTGCAAACGACATCAACAGTGCAAAAGCATCCTTTGCACCTATATGAGCGAACACACCGAACAACATCGCGGAAACCTTCGCGCGATGTTGCGGCGATATCTTGTTCGCAACGCCGACGCAATCACTTTTAACGGACCATCTTGCAAAAGATACCTAACGTCAATCGGTGCTGATGAAAGAAGCTTGTACCAGTTGGCCTACGCTGCTGATGATCGCAGTTCGTACCGCGGATCGGTATGCAGAAAGGAGTCGGAGGTCAGATCGCGTTTGCTATTCGTCGGTCAACTAAGTGATCGCAAAGGTGTCGTCCCGATGCTTTCGCAGCTGGCTGGCTACTGCAGCAACCATCCATCGCGGTCGATTGAAATCAGGATTGCTGGTGATGGCCCCAACCGTTCTGCGATCGAATCGTTTCCCTGCCCCTCCAACCTGTCGATCACGATGCTGGGCAACCTAGCCGCCGACAAATTGGCGACGGAAATGTCACTCGCAGGAGCGACCATCGCTCCGACATTGGCCGATGAATGGCTACTGGTGGTCAACGAAGCACTTCAGGCCGGCTTGCCTGTCATCGGTAGCGTGTACGCTCAAGCGGTCACGACGCTTGTTCGTGACGGATTTAACGGATGGCAATACGATCCCTGCCAAGACGCCCCATCGGGTACGAATTCGCTTTCCTATAAGTTGGACCAGTACTTTGCCATTTCCGATCAATCGATGGCCGACATGCGTGCAAACTGTCGACAGTCGGTTGCCGAACGAAGTCCACGCTGGGCTGCAGCTGGAGCCGTAAAAGCGATCGCATCGTTGACAGGTGATCGCTCTGCAAGCGATCCGGTGAGATAG
- a CDS encoding polysaccharide deacetylase family protein gives MLPNVAADPSENRQTGSKAKPVASLSIDFDNKWAYLRAAGRDDWESCGSYLATAADRVVDICGELGLPLTAFIVGRDLQDEVDVQAVRSLNRIGDVEFANHSLNHLPWMHTMEPSEIEAEIVTTHQSLVDHLDVAPIGFRGPGFSCPDEVLSVLLRHAYTYDASIFPTSIAPIARAVFLARTKLKGEQREKAKKLYGGFASLRQPNKPFRRSIGDRNLWEVPVTVMPLTRTPIHFSYFTFLAGISTVAAKTYFRSALRLCRLTDTAPSLLLHPPDFLGYEDDQDMAYFPGMKLCRREKLALVRWALSLLASSFDVCTIAEQLRRLDPSLTNQNMETPLHQPCLI, from the coding sequence ATGTTGCCAAACGTTGCTGCAGATCCATCCGAAAATCGACAAACAGGTTCAAAAGCGAAACCGGTTGCCAGCCTTTCGATCGACTTCGACAACAAGTGGGCCTACCTGCGTGCGGCCGGACGCGACGACTGGGAATCATGCGGCAGTTACCTTGCGACCGCAGCTGACCGCGTCGTTGATATTTGTGGCGAACTCGGCCTACCACTGACGGCCTTCATTGTCGGCCGGGATCTACAAGATGAAGTCGACGTTCAGGCTGTGCGATCGCTCAATCGAATCGGCGACGTCGAATTCGCGAACCACTCGCTAAACCATCTTCCGTGGATGCACACGATGGAACCGAGCGAGATCGAAGCGGAAATCGTCACGACGCATCAATCGCTTGTCGACCATTTGGATGTTGCCCCGATCGGTTTTCGTGGGCCGGGATTTTCCTGCCCTGACGAAGTCCTATCAGTGCTCCTGCGACACGCCTACACCTATGACGCTTCGATCTTCCCAACTTCAATTGCTCCGATCGCACGCGCCGTCTTTCTGGCACGGACGAAATTAAAAGGCGAACAACGCGAGAAAGCGAAAAAACTGTACGGCGGTTTTGCTTCGTTACGTCAACCGAACAAACCGTTTCGACGATCCATCGGCGATCGCAATCTTTGGGAAGTCCCCGTGACGGTGATGCCGCTTACGCGAACCCCAATTCACTTCAGCTACTTTACATTCCTAGCTGGAATCTCGACCGTCGCGGCGAAGACCTATTTTCGCTCGGCTTTGCGACTTTGCAGACTCACCGACACGGCCCCATCTCTGCTGCTTCATCCGCCAGACTTCCTTGGGTATGAAGATGACCAGGACATGGCCTACTTTCCCGGCATGAAGCTTTGCAGGCGGGAGAAACTTGCCTTGGTGCGCTGGGCATTGTCGTTGTTGGCCAGTTCGTTTGATGTCTGCACGATTGCCGAACAGCTGCGACGTCTCGATCCATCACTTACCAACCAAAACATGGAAACTCCGCTGCATCAACCATGCTTGATCTAG
- a CDS encoding WecB/TagA/CpsF family glycosyltransferase, whose amino-acid sequence MLDLGKRNVLGIGVNAIDYDAAVDKVLSAASDRHPMTVTALAVHGVMTGVTDREHLYRLNQFDLVCPDGQPVRWALNLLHQCDLPDRVYGPNLTLELCRAAAEKGVSIYLFGATEAMLERFSKKLCERFPKLEIAGMRASRFRQLSQQESDELAEEINASGAGICFVGLGCPRQEIFAFEMRDRIRMPLIAVGAAFAFHAGMLSQAPPWMQKRGLEWLYRLLCEPRRLWKRYLTTNPAFLCRLTLQKLGMLHRQTGSGTQPTTTIRFG is encoded by the coding sequence ATGCTTGATCTAGGAAAACGAAACGTTCTCGGCATCGGAGTCAATGCGATCGACTATGACGCTGCTGTCGACAAAGTCCTGTCAGCAGCGTCTGATCGGCATCCGATGACAGTCACGGCCTTGGCTGTTCATGGGGTCATGACTGGAGTGACTGATCGTGAGCACCTCTACCGATTGAACCAATTTGATTTGGTTTGCCCAGATGGCCAACCGGTGCGTTGGGCGTTGAACTTGCTTCATCAATGTGATTTACCTGATCGTGTTTATGGCCCAAACCTGACGCTTGAGCTTTGTCGTGCGGCAGCGGAAAAGGGAGTCTCGATCTATCTCTTTGGTGCGACAGAAGCGATGCTCGAACGGTTTTCCAAAAAACTGTGTGAACGCTTTCCCAAACTGGAAATCGCCGGAATGCGAGCCAGCCGCTTTCGGCAACTGAGCCAACAAGAAAGCGACGAATTGGCCGAGGAAATCAACGCCAGCGGAGCAGGGATCTGCTTCGTCGGTCTGGGATGTCCTCGTCAAGAAATATTCGCGTTCGAAATGCGTGATCGGATTCGAATGCCATTGATCGCTGTTGGGGCGGCCTTTGCCTTTCATGCAGGGATGCTTTCCCAAGCCCCGCCATGGATGCAAAAACGTGGCCTCGAATGGCTCTATCGTCTGCTCTGCGAACCGCGACGACTATGGAAACGCTATCTGACAACCAACCCAGCGTTTCTCTGTAGGTTGACGCTTCAAAAACTGGGAATGTTGCATCGCCAAACCGGCTCAGGGACTCAGCCGACGACAACGATCCGATTCGGCTGA